ttcccctaattCATGTGGATAAAACAACTAGCACTAAGATGGCTCTAGATTTAAGCAAAATTTTAGGTTTTAGCAAATATGTCTCATTagcagatttaaaaaaaatagaatggaTATAGATTATCAATTTGTCGATAACATGCGCTTTTTGCTTATCATCCAAGTTATCATTCTGTATGACACAGACGACGAGTAGCATTGGTAGTGTACGGTGCACAATGGACTCGCTGATCGACGGGCGTGCTTACAGTAATCAACAACTTTGCTACTTCCTTGACCTCACTGAAACAAATGTTGTAGAAGGTTTGCGGGCTCAATAAACTATTAAACTACTAGACAGCGTATTAAGAAGCTCTTCTTATCATTCAGAATCTGAACTCTAAATAAATCACACGTTATTACGTAGGTATTTGAAGCTTTATTTATTCATAAAAGTTTACTTATACCACTATGTCCACACTCACGCGCTATTTATCACTTGACATCACGGTTCGTAAAACTAATTACATATCAAGATACTTTGTATCATGTTTTATTGGTCATGTTACCGTATGTATTACTTATCCGGAATTGTTCTCAAAATAGTCTCTATTTCTATTGACACATTTGTCGATCAAAATTGTACGTTCTGTTAAAATACCTGCAGAAGCCTATGGTCGTAATAATTCTTCGACAATTGTGTTCCATTGTATACCATCTTAGGATGTCGGCATTTCATCATCTTCGTCCGCTGGTTTTGGCACATCGCTTGACTTGCTGAATTGCGCAGCCAAAAGTATTTTTCGCTGTTCTTTCTTCTGTGCTACATTTACGTAGATTGGCTTTCCCGCAATAATTCGTCCATTCATGTAACACATTGCTTTGAGTGCGGCTTCAGAATCCGCACCGTAACAAACAAATCCATACTTCTTTGATTGTCCGTCGTTCTGCCGTTCTACTTTAGCGGAAGTTATTGTTCCGAAGGGTGAAAACAATTCACGCAACCGGTTACTATCGATTCCGTCATCCAAATTTTTGATAAACAAATTTGCCGATCTCGGCTTAATCGTTCGTTGTGGGCGACTCATGACGTGACACTATAATTTATGATTAGTTTTATATCCATTATTTGTTTTATAATGTATGTACTTACGAAAACAACTTGTGTATAGCTATAATAATagctaaattttgaaaataagacAATGATCGGATTATTCtaacattaaaatttttaaaattttacattCGACAATGTAAAAATTACACATTGAAAGAAGgatataaatattttgaaatgatgaGCACGAGCACCAATGACTATAGATATTAAGGTGacgaagaagaccaaatgctaGCGTGTTAGTGGAtggtgcaaaacgtaaacaaaaacTGATGACGTACataattcgcgaagtcgaagcaaaattcttcacacaaacaatgacagttctttataaggcttgctgacgtttaatcatctttctcttgcacgcttACAGAGcagataggatttgttttcatcgggaaacgcttccgaagcgtttcccgatgaaaacaaatcctattcgCTCTGTGAGCGTGCAAGAGAAAGGTgactaaacgtcagcaagctctatgggtttttacagtagagcaacaaagaggaggagatggcggccatgtttcactcaaactctgacagatagcaataggatttcccataggagggaagagcagaattaattgcttcgacttcgcggaTTGCACGACTTGGAGCTCGGAGTAGTGAAtaattcaagcataatttttcataacgacgtatgtaacaaaagtaaacaaaacggggtttttaatacaacgtaacaatcacacgcggctttatataatacgcatcgattttactgatttcagatcttaaaattctttgattcaatctttttgcgaatcgacgtatgtaaaaatttctatttttgaagtttcACTGTTACATAcatcgctttaacatatgggaactaagagcgacctacacgtaaaaaaatgtaatgttgtttattattaatatttctaatacttttttaccaaagcaggcgcttaatgacatgtataagaaaaaacttatacatcgtattagtcacatacattcggaaacttatacttttcattaacttatgaatgttattagctttttgatatgggatcattcatttggtggcataatgaagagtataagtattttcgaatgtttttttgccataacatataaggttatttttttacgtgtatgtaacaaaaaaagcaaaacaaaacaaaactgcagttgcgtcaatcgtgcactatggaaaaccgaccaatgtacaccgacgtgcgtgtagcataccggtgtatgtataattttatcgtttttcacagtgaatttgaatgaacttagctttgctgtgaagcacgcttattacgtgtcatgtaatgatgcatgccagcggaaaaaagtattgaaaaaagatttagttttaaaacagttttagaaaaagttttgccaactttctgcaaaggatttctcgaatcctcataattgttacatacgtcgttatgaaaaattatgctagAATTAAAGATTTTTCGCCGTATACGAATGTCaccaaaataaatttataccgctttttataccgaagttggatttttctccagatacagccaactttcccaacttcggaagtagtgcgctggattcgcctaaagatgcgctaaacaacgcatcaattagtttgacaaataaaacttgggaagaaagttcggttcggaagtcccgacttccgaattctaacttggtgctacgccgacaatatgttCCCCATGCACCCCGTGCACCCAGTTTCGATGTTTCCCATGACACGACGATCGCGATGATATGGATGACATCTCAACTGCAAGAAAGGCCTTTTTGGGTTGTGACCAATGATGCAAGAACGATGTTTCGGATTGTGTAGCAGCCCGAATAGAAAATACTatagaattacattaaaatatcataaaattacaatacattttattgatgaGCAATCAATTCTATCAAAGCTGGTAATGGCGGCTcatcggtgtgtaaaaatcaattggtcactgtactgtttgacactagctggaggaaagcccactggcgttcctgggtgaggggaagggaaaaaaggccttttcgacagtgagttttcctccagctagtgtcaaacagtacagcgaccgattgatttttacacaccgacaagccaccattaccgagcgtggaaagctggattgttcttctattgtatgtctgtgctctggggtcaaattgaaattgctataacttttttattgtttggccgattttggatttttggggctgtttcgaaagataatttaatcatctttcagatcgtaaccaaagattgactattggtgggcgggtacatcgcggggaggggttttagtaaacaagggtacaaaaacagtgatttttcatgattattttacttatatccgaaaatcctacccattttgaactgaacctttttttaaaaagattatgcaggaaggcgtgtgcttcggcatgaggcgttgataagtttggAACTTTTCGCCAGGTGGtgatatatttgaattcattattttagactactcaatgTTAAGTGTGCACTGTTACACTGCTCCAAATAAGCGCACCTCTCCGTGTGCGATCTACTAAGAATCCATCTACAACTGACTGCAGATTTCATCTACCCGGCAATAACAACAACCGTTATTTTTGCTTACTATTCAAAGTTATTCGCCGCCGCGTACACATGTATTTTTTCACTCGATTTTAATAAAGTTTTTCCGAAAGTATTTCTCGCGTGTTCTTTTCTTTTTCGTGCTTCCTATCCTGAAATCCGGTACGCTGTTTTCTGCTGTCGCTGTCCCTGGTCTGCCGTCAGGTTGTGGTCCCAGTCGCGGAACGAAATAGAAAGTGCGAAAAGTGTTCCGGCCAAGAGAGCCGAGGTGGTTTCGTTAGCCAGTGATTTTTCCGCTCAACGGAGTGAGGTTAGTTTTTGACCGCAGAAGAAAGTGGAAGGAAGCAATGAGTGATGCCAAGTTCATGATCCCAAAACTAAATGGGACGAATTGGCAAACATGGTGTGTACGGGTAGAGATGCTGCTGTGCCGAGAAGACCTTTGGCGTGTCATCGAGGAAGCTGCCCCCGTTGAggacgaagtcgacgaagaTGAATTTGCCGAATGGAAAGTCGCCGATCGGAAAGCACGAGCCACGCTAGTGTTGCTATTAGAGGATAGCCAGCTGTCATTAGTGAAGGGAAAGTTGCATGCCAAGGATGTTTTCAACGCATTGAAAAGTTACCATCAGAAGACGTCCAGATCCGTTCGTGTCAGCCTTCTGAAGAAGCTTTGTTCTACCAATCTTGCGGAGAACGGTGACCTTGAGCAGCATTTGATGGCTATGGATGAAACGCTGGACCGGCTTAGCGCTGCTGGCACGACGCTCGACAACGATACGAAAGTGTGTATGGTGCTCCGCAGCCTACCCCCATCATTCGATAGTATTGTTTCGGCGCTCGATTCACGGTCCGATGACGACATATCGTTGGATTTAGTGAAAGCAAAACTAATGGACGAGTACCATCGTCGGCTTGAACGAGGGGACGTGAAGATAAAGATCGAGAAGGCGATGCGCACAGCGGAGAATAGGACGAACAGCGGTAAGGAAACAAGAGTCTGCCACCACTGCAAGAAACCGGGCCATCTGCGCAGGAATTGCCGGAAGCTGCTTGCTTCCAGAAGGGATGGTGAAGGTAATTCGAGACGTGAGCCGAGAAACGAAGGGGCGAAGGCCGCCCACAGCGACAGTCGCAGCGTAGCATTTACTGTCGGCGAGCAGTGTTTGTCGTGGGTCATTGACAGCGGGGCGAGTGCCCATATGACAAATGACAGGTCGTTTTTTGAGGAGCTACGGGAGTTTCCCGGCGGCTGGATAACAGTGGCCGATGGCAAAAAGACCCAGATTCAGGGTGAAGGCAGAGGAGTTTTATTCGGTGTCGATTCCGATAACAAACCAGTCCGAATCACGATGGCGGAGGTGAAGTATGTTCCGGAGCTTTCAACTAGTCTCATTTCCGTAGGCAAGCTAGCACAGAAACAGCTAACGGTGTGTTTCGACGACACGAGTTGCCGGATAGTCAACGCTGGTGGAGAAGTGGTTGCTGTAGGTGAACGTTGCGGTAATTTGTACCATCTGCGGTGCGGAGAATCGTCGTTGAAGGTGAGTGGCGGCCATCATCTAGTGAACTGCCAACACCAGTGGCATCGTCGGTTGGGCCACCGTGAATGGGCAGCTATAGAGCGAATCAACAAAGAGCAACTGGCAAGCGGCGTGAAGGTAAGCGACTGTAATTTGAAACTAGTATGCGAATGTTGCTTGGAGGGCAAGTCTGCCCGCGCCCCATTTCCTCCCATTACCGAAAGAAAGTCTTCTTCTGTCTTGGACATCGTGCACACAGATTTGTGTGGCCCGATGAAGCACACGACGCCGAGTGGCAATCGGTACGTGATGCATATCATCGACGATTATAGCAGATTTACCGTCACCTATTTGTTGCGGAACAAGAGTGAAGCTGCACAGAATCTGAAGGAGTATGTTCGCTGGACCGAGAACATTTTTGGTCGAAAACCGAAGGTAGTGCGTTCGGATGGCGGTGGTGAGTTCGACAACGGTGATCTTCGCAGGTTCTATAAAGAAGAAGGCATCAAACCGCAGTTCACCACACCGTACTCCCCACAACAGAATGGAGTGGCCGAGCGGAAGAACCGTTCGATCACGGAAATGGCCACGTGCATGTTGTTGGATGCTGGACTTGACAAGCGATACTGGGGTGAGGCGGTTTTGACAGCGACCTACTTGCAGAACCGTTTACCCTCCAAGTCTATACCTAAGACACCGCACGAGCTATGGTGGGGAAATAAGCCGGACCTGAGTCATCTGAGGGTGTTTGGTTCCTACGCCTACGTCCATGTTCCGGATGTCAAACGTAGCAAAATGGACCAGAAGGCTACGAAGTTGGTGTTCGTTGGCTATTCGAACGAGCACAAGGGTTACCGTTTCCTAGACCCACAAACGGACTTGGTCACCATAAGTAGGGACGCAAAAATTTTGGAACTTGGCAATGGATCATCTTCCGCCGAATTCCCAATGGATATTCCGGCTCCAGGCAAGAAACCGGTCGCTAATAGCGAGATACAGCTGATACCCTTCAAGGAGGAGATTGAAGAGCATGCGGAAAGTGACAATTCGGGCGCTGACGAATATTTTGAAGCTGCGGATCAGGAGACAGAAGCCGATGACGTTCGACGACCCCGTCGAGAAACGCGCGGAAAGGTTCCGCAACGTTTTGATGATTTCGTGTTGAATTACGATGTGGGAATAGCTGCTTGCGCTACAGAAGAACCGGTAAATTTTCAACAGGCCGTTGAAAGCTCACAATGGCGTCAGGCAATGGACGACGAAATGAAGTCACATGAGCAGTGCGGAACATGGAATCTCGTCCCGTTGCCACCAGGAAGAAAGGCCGTGGGTTCACGGTGGGTGTATCGTCTGAAGCGGAACGAACGTAATGAAGTGGTGAAACATAAAGCTCGAATCGTTGCCAAGGGGTTCTCCCAACGCCATGGCATTGACTTTGAGGAAACATTTGCACCGGTAACGTGTCATGTCACTCTACGCATATTCCTGTCTGTAGCTGCCAAGAGAAGGTTAATCGTCCACCACTTCGACGTGAAAACCGCATACCTCTACGGAACGTTAGACGAGGAGGTGTACATGAAGCAGCCTGTCGGATACGAAGTAAAGGGAAAGGAGGAGATGGTGTGTCGGCTCAAACGGAGCATTTATGGTTTGCGTCAGTCAGCAAGGTGCTGGCACCGGAAATTGAAAGAGATTCTAACGAAACACGGATTCGAAGCAGCGCAGTCCGATCCATGtctctatatcaagaaaacATCTTCAACTACTGTGTTTCTTTTGGTCTACGTAGATGACTTGTTAATCGCATCATCCGAGGAGGCAGAAATTGTGAAACTATTCGAGAGTCTGCAAAACGATTTTCAAATGACCTGCCTAGGTCAAGTACGCCATTTTTTGGGCATGGAGGTGGATCGCGACGGTGATCAGTTCAAGATACGCTTGGGAACCTACATCGATAACCTGGTCAATAAATACGGCATGGTCGACGCAAAACCAGCAAAATCGCCAATGGATGTTGGCTACCCGAAGATAGAAGATTTGAGCCAGCTTCTAGACGATGTAACAGGATACCGAAGCCTCGTAGGAGCAATGCTCTACCTTGGTGTTGTTGCTAGGCCAGATATTGTAGCCAGCACAGCCATTCTGGGGCGGAAATTCTGTTCGCCCACCGAAACAGATTGGACCGCAGCAAAGCGTTTACTTCGTTATGTGAAAGCAACTCGAAACTATGCAGTAAAGATAGGAGGAGATCCAAAGCAGGATTTGGTCGGCTATTCCGATTCCGATTGGGCGGGCGATGTAAGCACGAGAAGATCAACTTCAGGTTCAGTGTTTTTGTTCGCTGGTGGACTGGTGTCTTGGGCTAGCAGACGGCAATCTAGTGTCACACTCTCGACCATGGAGGCGGAGTATGTGGCTCTAAGCGAGGCCTGCCAAGAGGCcgtttggctgcggcagctacTGCAGGAGTTTGGGGAGCAACAAGTGAAGCCAACGATTATCATGGGAGACAATCAGTCGTGCTTAACCTTCGTGCGCAGTGAGAGGCAAAGTCGTCGGTCCAAGCACATCGACACGAAGCAACGGTTCGTGAACGAGCTCTGCGTTACTAAGGAGATAGCTCTACAATACTGCCCGACGGAGGAGATGTTAGCAGATGTATTTACGAAGCCATTGGGGCCGCTGAAGCACAAGAAGTGTTGTGACATGCTGGGGATTGAGGTCTATCAGTGAAGCAGTTCCACATTGAGGAGGAGTGTTAAGTGTGCACTGTTACACTGCTCCAAATAAGCGCACCTCTCCGTGTGCGATCTACTGAGAATCCATCTACAACTGACTGCAGATTTCATCTACCCGGCAATAACAACAACCGTTATTTTTGCTTACTATTCAAAGTTATTCGCCGCCGCGTACACATGTATTTTTTCACTCGATTTTAATAAAGTTTTTCCGAAAGTATTTCTCGCGTGTTCTTTTCTTTTTCGTGCTTCCTATCCTGAAATCCGGTACGCTGTTTTCTGCTGTCGCTGTCCCTGGTCTGCCGtcactcaagatattccgatatatagaattctcctcagtgtaaatattcttatcgcacaaatttaaaatttgttaaaatggcgtcttgaacaaaggTCTTccagtgggaatggactgtcttgtgacggaagtaataattgggaattttacaaataggcggcaaattggctgatctttggttacgcatgtagacccaaaagccttaattccagggttttcttgtgTAACGGAGTGGAAATGGAGTGGAAATGGAGTGCAAATGTCCCGAGCGGAATATTAAGACGCTTCTACCACGATATATGAAGTGTTCTAAGCCGACGGCGCGGCACTGGTTTTTCGGGTTTTTAGTTCAAACACTCAATTACGgttagaataaaactttattatttatgtatcacttgtttgtacatttataaactttttttacatttataaACTTTCATTACACTCATTACAATTAACACTATCGTATAATTATAAACTCGaatattttcgtttttcaaacttttgcactatttcccgtatgacaatgtctttcccagagatactaacactttttatttatcgatacttattctgagactctaacaccgattctcgattttaccgcgacggacatttaactgttcacttatgttttttcaagaagttattaatttaaacttagatctcgattcgtgcactagtcacgagtgtcgaggtgtctaagggacaaccctgattcaattggagtgttcggtaggccggctagggaaacctagaaagcgccgaattccaataaaggtgctgctgaatatttgggactgaccctgagctcaattggagtattcggtaggccggctagggaaacctagaaagcgccgaattccaataaaggtgctgctgaatatttgggactgaccccgagTCAATTGGAGAAGCGCACGGTATATATAGTCaatccgagttctgaatttcataatgatttcatgaattgcatcagactggactttggaccccACGAAAAGTCCGAGAATCCTTAAATAACGTAATCCCACATTTATCTGTTCAGactatgtggttttaattttaacttcataaatatcctcaatttttagcttccattcattactcaactttgcattctttatggatgctccctaaagttctcttgcacgaaatgcttaatcagcttatttgaaaaatccataaattccgaaacaacttcttttttttccaaattttatacaatagttatttaatttcttgtcataaattagctaattcagccttaatattggacttccatactttacgaaactttgcccccttttttggatgtcccctttgaaattctcttggaaaaattctgttctcttccactctctaaaactctcttatttcgagcacacattcaagtggctacttcaatttactaatatatcttttgtataaaatgagtatctCTAAGTCCTGCCCCTTTCTTTACACCTAAACTTGACCATTGCTATCTCACagagtaatgttcaacaagtcccaAATGTTTCATAATGCATGATACTACTAAACCAACGGAGTTGTGAAAACCTTCACTTAAACATCTgtattcgaacccagcatgggttctttgtaaaacagcgcaccataccgccgagctattaacagctaccgcttgtattactctttgattttaagtatactcttaaaaatcaatcaataaattgctttctctttctttcaactggactttgaattaaattcccctttccctgaagaatcattaccccttcgggtcggctcttccttttccgaaccactcagaccc
The nucleotide sequence above comes from Armigeres subalbatus isolate Guangzhou_Male chromosome 3, GZ_Asu_2, whole genome shotgun sequence. Encoded proteins:
- the LOC134222149 gene encoding uncharacterized protein LOC134222149, producing the protein MSRPQRTIKPRSANLFIKNLDDGIDSNRLRELFSPFGTITSAKVERQNDGQSKKYGFVCYGADSEAALKAMCYMNGRIIAGKPIYVNVAQKKEQRKILLAAQFSKSSDVPKPADEDDEMPTS